The nucleotide sequence AATAATCGTTTATAACAAATCcagctgattatttttttttttctagaatgcACAGATTTATAGAAGTAGTATCTTGCTTTTGACCTGGTGTGGTTTTTGTCTTTACAGCCATGAACATATTGAAATTTTAACTGTAAATGGAGAGTTACTGTTCTTTAGACAGCGAGAGTGTACTTTCTATCCAACACTGAGGCTGCTTCACAAATGTAAGTTTACATGTGTTAGTAACGTAGCATTTGTTAGTAAAATTGTACATATCACTGCAACTACTTGGTGTATCCTGGAGAACTATACTTTGTTTCGGGGCCTTCGTTTAGTgctaaatggtaatggatatctcttGATTCTGAATGGGCTCACCTGCCCATCCCACTGACTAcgtgcctgtaaaaaaaaaaaaatcagtctcaGCCTGCCACTGCTGAAAATTGCACCGAACCACAGGAACCCTTTGGTTCACCATTTGTTTCAGCCTCCTGTATTTCCTGGCCAGTTAATATTGCATTCCCGTAGCCATGTACCCGTAGGCTTGCTTGGCTTATAGCTATGGGGACTGCTATAGGTGATGCTATATTTCCTGATCACTTGTACAGAGGTGGGTATTATACTGTTTTTGATACAATGttggttaattattattattttggaacgcaagatacaatttctggaagATGATTAGTCTAAACatctggtatccccatactcgggAGAAGTAGTAGTGTTTTGGGGTAAATTTCTGTGTTTATGCTGTGTATGACCTGACCACTGACCACCAGACCAAGATGATTTTACCATAGtaattgtactactctggggaagtgattggaaaacagttgtacacaatggatgccaTGAAAAGAAGcaatccattgtttacaattgtgattggtcacagcaatcacatggtatccGGCAGCCAGCTGGTACCACTGATCAGTCATCAGCAGTGAGTCATCATTTTTTGGAAAGATCAGTGACAGATCACGCTGCAACGTGGGGTGACCTGGTAGGACGTCCGATGACATCAGCCTGGATCAACGAAAGGCCCGttcatcattttgctataggcctggCGGGAACTGGTTACTCTGACAACTTTGtaataaaagtatataaaatatcTTTTTGCATTTTCCAGAaacttgtgacaaaaaaaaaattgtgtcttcAAAAGCCTCATCTCATcatgcctcaaaaaaaaaaaaaaaaacaccttggagTAATTTCACTCCAAAATGTGGTCTGTGGGTGTTTCTCCTGTCCTGGCACTTAGGGGCCTCAAGAAGTGTGATGGATAATCTGATGCATTATATATGCCTCTTAAAAAGCCTGATTATTTTTGGATTTTGAGCCCTTCCATGtatctaggccaggggtctcaaactggtggccctccagctgttgcggaactacaagtcccatcatgcctgtgggagtcaggcttttaactgtcagccttgcaatgcctcatgggacttgtagtttcacaatagctggagggctgccagtttgagacccctgatctaggcaGTGAAAGTCTCAGATTAAGAATTCCACATACTtgggttaagtaaaaaaaaatgtgttttagggtGCAATTGTAATCATGTTACATGTTGTGTGTGAGAAGGAACTTGTAAAATGAAAACATTATGAAATGTTTTAGTTACTTCCTAAATAAGTCGgcagctgcaaatactgtagctgctgacttttaatataagatcATTTACTTGCCCCTGGATCCAGCGCTGTCCCCCACCCAAACAGATTCTAAATTTGGCTTTGGCGTCCAGGCGCTGACATCTGACTAAAGAAACCCAACAGTGAAGCTTTGCAGCTTCACCGCTGGCTTTCAACTGTGCAAACCGCGCTGCTCTctgtgaatggtcccgcagtcttCTAGGACCTATAATGTGTCCCAGAATGTTGCAGGGGGAACGGCAAGGTTTTCAGAAGTGGGAGATCCAGGTACCCGATTTGCtctccccacccccaccaaaagaataaggtgccaaatgtaaagGAAGAGGTagagcggaacttccccttttgggtgaagttatgGTTTAAGGACACTATTGATCTTGATCAAATCTCAAACTCCATTtgtagaaatgcagccccaagctTGCAAGAAACATTCACAATGCTTcaatgttgcctgcagacacacaTTATTATACCGCTCTCGAGCCCTTCAGTAAACAATCTACtccctgctacagccaaatatttcagatTTTGACTTtacagtccagagcacctgctgtcatttttctgcaccccagttcccaTATTTTAATGCATAGTTAAGTTGCTCAGCCTTGTTTCCACATCCTTTGCGTGAAAACATGGGAACggaggtgcagaaaaatggcagtgaATGCTCTGGGGATCAAATACAGAACattatgaaaaaatatttgtCCAGTGAAGTTCAGTATACATAATAAATGGATTCTTCTTTAAAAAGTGCTTGCTATCGCTCAGTCCGTCACAACTGCTAGGCCTGATGGTGCTATTGCGAACGCTGTGGCGGCGCTCTAAAATGCAATATTCCATCACCTCCACTGCCTCTGGTCACCTCATTTTTGTTTACGCCTAATATCCCAGACAGCTTGACCTTGCAGATGTCCCACTTCTGGATGGATACAGCCTTATTTCGCTACAGTCAATTGGTGGATACTAGAACCGGAAAAATGGCGGTCTTTCCAAGACTTGAATGATGCTTTTGATTTacccagacaggcttttttttagtTACCTACAAATCGGTCACTATGCACAATCCCTAGTAACGAACCTCCAATTCTTCCCTCTAACCGAGTTTGAGAAAATCTGTTTAGAAGGCTCATCCCCTAAAGGTATGATCTCGCGCACCTACCAGCTCCTGATTATGGACATATCGCCAACTGGGCCTCAGCATGTCTACATGCGCAAGTGGGAGCAGGCCTTGGATGAGGATATACCTCTGCAGGCATGGAAGCTTATTTGGTCGCAGGCCTCTAAGAGCTCCATCTGTATGCTCTATAAAGAGAATAAATACAGCATTTTGTTCTATTGGTACCAAACTCCAGACCTGCTCCGCTCCATTTATCCTTCAGTTGATCGCCGCTGCTGTTGCTATTCTGACGAGGTGGGAACGCTATATCATACCTATTGGACCTGCTCTTTGATTGTTCCCTATTGGCGGACAGTTCACAGCCTACTCCACTCCATCTTTGGTTCCTGGGTGCCGTTTTGCCCTAAACTTTTCCTCCTGGGCCTCCCACCTCCCTCCTTTTATTTTtagaaaattttataaaaaaaaaaaaaaaaacaggtccttACGCCACACTTTGTCTGGTAGCCTCGAAATGGaacccccccctctctgtttGCACTACTCTAGAATCAGGGACGTCAAGAGGATGGAGTGTATGACAGCCTCCCTGAATAAAACTCTCGATACTCCCAACCGGGTATGGGAACTATGGAAGGTGCTGGAGGCTCCGATCGCATGATTAACCCCCGTTTTGGGGTAGCACAGCATGGTTGGGATCCCTgggctggggggggaggggtttggggCGTGTGGTTGTCCTCTcctttctcttcctcctctctaccTACTCTCCTTTATTTTTACTGACTTCTTCCAACTTATACACTCTACCCCATCCTCTTTTGTTCGCTAAAGCACACTCTGGCAGGCTGGACAACGTGATGATACAGACACTTCGCCCTACGTTCACCTGATCGAATCTTGCTTTGAACTGTCTTTAGTTGTTTGTCCTGCATATTTTGCTTCAGTTTTATACCCGGCAATACTGTTTGTCCTGCCAATGCCGACTCTCTACTATGTTTTTTGTCCTTTTTATGTTCttttgtcccctttttttttttttttttttctggaaaatgttgaaaattaataaaatttaagttttcaaaaaaaagtgcttgCTAGAAAATACACGACACCACAGGAACCATCATTGACTTTCCTAAAAGTGAAGTGTTGGCCAGCTAGTGAGCCTCTTAAAATCGAGGGGAGTGTCTATATAACTAGAGAGCTTCCTCAAAGTATGTTGTTGATAATATAGTTGGTTATTTAGTGCTATGACCTGACTTGTATAGATGGATTATACTGTTTTTTTGGGCATTACATATGAAATTCTGTTTTCATTTTTAGATCCTTTTATTCTTCCACATCAACAAGTTGACAAAGGAGCTATAAAGTTTGTTCTAAGTGGTGCAAatatcatgtgtccgggtttaacATCCCCTGGAGCAAAGCTTTATCCAGCAGCAGCTGAAAAAGTGGTTGTATCCTTTCAGTTTACCAAATCAGTAGAGAGCTTAATGTAtggtgcaatttttttgtttttttcctatatCCAGGGGTTTAATGAAAATGCGTGTctggtttttttttatgttcagagCTAAAcagtaatctatttttttttttttttgtaaaagtaataatttttacttATTCAGCTAGCAGGTGCTTCAGGTTCATTTTTACACATTTCCAGGCTATCTTTAGCTGTTCTACTGAAAAAGCCTGATGACCTTGTTCAAATTTACCAACATTACTAAATGAGGTGTGACTCCCCCCTCCCTGACTGCATGCACTGTGCATATGAGGCCATATGGAGTTTGTATCAGAGAGAAGGTAAACCTCCATCTTGGTTAAGTAGGTAAATGCCTCTGCATCTTAGTCTGTGTCCATGCACaggcaggaaaaaacaaaaacgaaaaacacTTGCCACTTGTAAATGTGTGCAACACACTAGGTGCATTCAGTGCTTGCGCATTAATTCATTTTACtagccagaataaattattattctgccCAATTAAATAATATAATGCACAAGTGCTTGACGCGCCTAAATGCATTAAACACGTTTACAAGCGgctggtgcgttttttttttttttttgccaaaacgcCTTTGCCATGAGAAAAGGCGTCTGGGAGAGCTGCGCAAACACCCTTTCTTTGTACATGAGGCCCAAATTCTGTGTCATGGGTTCATACTGTAATGTTTTTATTTAAGTAAAGAATTTGTATACTGGTTGGGGAGCGTTCCATTTGCTTATTTCCCCCCCTCACcttcaggacagctacttgagagatgattggctccgccctctacaggaaacacaaatcggatacaatttaaaaggcccctccctttcctctgaccttcagttgttttgtgtttccagatgctccaggagcaccgacacgttttttgtttttccttaggTCTGGTAACTGTGGTTGCGGACCCCCCTTCTTTGGCAGCATCCAGAACTGGTTGTGTCCTGGATGCATTCAGTCCCCGTTTCTGGCCAGAAGGGTTCCCCGTTGAAGGTTCCTTGCCTCACCTGCAGGGTAAAATGGCAACTTCCTTCAGGTTCTCCCCAGCTGCTGGTGGAAACCTTGTCTTCCTCGGCTTCACcgtggtgtaccaagatggcgtcGGATTTTATAAAGTGTTTTTAAATGCTTGACAACACTTTCATTCCGTGTTTTGTCCTTGACGTTTGCAACCAGGCAATAATGGCAGAGGGAAAGCAACATGCTCTTTGTGTTGGAGTCATGAAGATGTCTGCAGATGACATGTAAGTGTTAACAATTTATTTATCTTAAAATATTGTAAATTTGTCAGTCTAAGTTAAGATCTGAAATATATACTGTAACAGCACCCCATGTATGAGGGGGGTTAAAGTCgcttaggatattccattcccgaacacaaggcagctaccacaGACACGCCAACCAGCCGAATAAGATCCCATATGAATAATTCTCCCCCCAAATACGAGACAATGCTCTGTATGAGGTTAAAGCAGGAATGACTATCTTTATTGAGAGACCACAAGCTTATATACAATGAGAGGAGGTGCGTAcatatcctgctcatattactctgaaaatacacctgggaccagacctaattaacatgagctaataaaCGAATCCCTTACAGCAGCTTATGTCTCAGAGACATGACCTTTTTAGGCTAGACTTGCTGTCTCctaaactacaatacacattatcacagttacattacaacagataggtggctggagttgacatcaTTGGCCTCGTTAAGCAATAGATGGTCGGTCTGTTACATTGATTTCCTGGAATGCCCATATTAGGAGTTATACTTTCTAGGCATAGACCTCGCAGCGCACAGGGGATAACATCTTCATATTTCTTGAGATATTGTTaatgaatattactgtcccatttaaagtagtccaagatatattttctcagtcaccctatgctccTAATGGACATAGGGTGATtaagacataagaggtgcatgggggggggggctgaagcaaGGGTATCTCATTCTTTCTAAGCCTGATAAACTGCTGCTCTGTGAATCCCCCGTTTTCAATCTTATGACTATAGAGAGTGGCAGTTTTTGTAAATGAGCCCCTAATGATTTTAGGAATTCTGTTGGTTGGCGTACAGCTGGCATGTTATATTGGCAATAGGCCTGCTAAAAATCGGTGCATTGTTACATTTCACCAGTAGAGGGTGGTAAAGGATAACTGAAGCTACAtgtttcccttaaccacttaaaggggttataaaggtaaatgttttttcatcttaatgcatcttATCTGGGGCTTTGTTCCAGGCCTTTCTATGGTAGGAGTGTTGCTTTAACGTTTGTCagtagcctatttttttttttaagctagagAAGGGTTTGAATCTCCCAAGCAGACTGCAATAAACATGACATGGGCTCTCCCTCACTGGTTGTCTTGGTTACCATTGTCATTGGAAAATCTAAAATGTTGTCACTGGTATCGGTTAATCCAGTGATTGGTCTAAATGGAGAGATCCCCCTCACATCCTGTAGTGCTTTTGGGACAGGGTGGGAGATTTCCTCTATGGtacacagaggaaaaaaaactgatgaggGTTCTAATTGTTCCCTACTCTATCTAAAAACTAACACAATTAAGAATAGAAATTCACATTGGGTTAAAAGTTGAGTAAACTTTATTTACGTAAAATAGTTTTGAATTATCtcataaatatgtaaatattgtCAGGGCCCTATTGTAACTGCAGATATCAAAAAGTAGTAATGTGGGAGATATGTTTACTACCCAGACATGGGCTTGTAAGTACAATTCAGTACATTGTACAATATCTCAGTGTAGtcccttttttatgtatatatttaatataaacCTGAATGATTGCAAGTAAGCATAATGATGGAAAGCATAAACAGAGGTTCTCTGTATGTCAAAGCAATCGGTAGCTTTTAATTAATAAAACCGCTGAAGTTATGTGCAGATCTTCACaatatataacttttttaaaCTAGTTGATGTATTAACAGAAAGGACTCCTAGGTTTTACCTGAACTGCTAGACTTTACCAAGACCTGATCTGCAGTGTTGCTTTTTGCAGCACAGCCATAAATTACAATACTTCTCCTATTCTTATCCAATAGTGGTTTTTCTAAACATCAAGCTCTTttgcatatacagtgccttgaaaccgTATTCGCACTcgttgacattttccacattttgtcatgttgcagccaaaaatgtaaatgtattttattgggattttatgtaagggattaacacaaagtggcatagaattatgaagtagaaggaaaatgataaatggttttcaaaatgttttaaaaataaatatctgtaaagtgtggcatgcatttgtattccgcctcctttactctaatacccctaaTTAAAGtcctctagtggaaccaatttccttTAGAAGTCACACAATTCGTAAATAaagtccacttgtgtgtaatttaatctcagtataaatacagctgttctgtgaagccctcagaggtttggagaaccttggtgaacaaacggcATAATGGAGGCCGAGGAACACGCCAGAACAGCCGGAGATATACTTGTGGAGaagttttaaagcagggttggtTTGTAAAAGACTATCCCAAGCTTTGGACATCTCATGGAGGCACTGTTCactccatcatccgaaaatgtgaAGCATATGGCATAAGTACACCATATGGCAAACCTACCAAAACatagctgtccacctaaactgacaggctgggcaaggagagccttAATCGGAGAAACGgccaagaggctcatggtaactcttgaggagctgcagagatccacagatcaGGTGTGAGAATCTGTCCTcaagacaactattagtcgtgcactccacaaatctggcctttatggaagagtggcaagaaggccATTGTTGAAagcaagccataagaagtcctgtttgcagtttgtgagaagccttgtgggggacacagcaaacatgtggaagaagatgctctggtcatGAGATTAACATAACTTTTTTgcataaaagcaaaatgctatgcgtggcaaaaaaactaacactgcacattaccctgaaccatggtgatggcagcatcatgttgtgggatgcttttcttcagcagggaagcctgtcagagttgatgggaagatggatggagccaaatacagtgcaatcttgcaagaaaacctgttagtttgcaaaagacttgagactggggtggaggttcaccttccagcaggacaacaaccctaaatatacagccagagcaacaatggaatggtttagatcaaagcatattcatgttttagaatggcccagtcaaagtcctgacctaaatccaattgaaaatccgtggcaagacttgaaa is from Rana temporaria chromosome 9, aRanTem1.1, whole genome shotgun sequence and encodes:
- the MCTS1 gene encoding malignant T-cell-amplified sequence 1, with amino-acid sequence MFKKFDDKENVSNCIQLKTSVIKGIKNQLNEQFPGIDQWLNQIMPKKDPVKIVRCHEHIEILTVNGELLFFRQRECTFYPTLRLLHKYPFILPHQQVDKGAIKFVLSGANIMCPGLTSPGAKLYPAAAEKVVAIMAEGKQHALCVGVMKMSADDIEKVNKGIGIENIHYLNDGLWHMKTYK